One segment of Enterobacter ludwigii DNA contains the following:
- the rpiA gene encoding ribose-5-phosphate isomerase RpiA has translation MTQDELKKAVGWAALQYVQPGTIVGVGTGSTAAHFIDALGTMKGQIEGAVSSSDASTDKLKSLGITVFDLNEVDRLGIYVDGADEINGHMQMIKGGGAALTREKIIASVADKFICIADASKQVDILGKFPLPVEVIPMARSAVARELVRLGGRPEYRQGVITDNGNVILDVHGLEILDAIALENAINGIPGVVTVGLFANRGADVALIGTADGVQTIVK, from the coding sequence ATGACGCAGGATGAACTGAAAAAAGCAGTAGGATGGGCCGCTCTCCAGTATGTGCAACCGGGTACCATTGTCGGTGTTGGTACGGGCTCGACGGCGGCACACTTTATCGATGCGCTGGGCACGATGAAAGGGCAGATCGAGGGCGCAGTTTCCAGCTCCGACGCTTCCACGGATAAGCTGAAAAGCCTTGGCATCACCGTTTTCGATCTGAATGAAGTTGACCGTCTTGGCATCTACGTTGATGGCGCGGATGAAATCAACGGCCATATGCAGATGATCAAAGGCGGCGGTGCGGCGCTGACGCGTGAAAAAATCATCGCCTCCGTGGCGGATAAATTCATCTGTATCGCCGATGCGTCAAAGCAGGTTGATATCCTGGGTAAATTCCCGCTGCCGGTAGAAGTGATCCCAATGGCGCGTAGCGCTGTGGCGCGTGAACTGGTGAGACTGGGTGGACGCCCGGAATATCGTCAGGGCGTTATCACTGACAACGGCAACGTGATCCTCGACGTTCACGGTCTGGAAATTCTCGACGCCATTGCGCTGGAAAATGCCATTAACGGTATTCCAGGCGTAGTGACTGTAGGGTTATTCGCCAACCGTGGCGCGGATGTCGCGCTGATCGGCACGGCAGATGGCGTGCAAACCATCGTAAAATGA
- the serA gene encoding phosphoglycerate dehydrogenase produces MAKVSLEKDKIKFLLVEGVHQKALDSLRAAGYTNIEFHKGALDTEELKASIRDAHFIGLRSRTQLTEDVIAAAEKLVAIGCFCIGTNQVDLNAAAKRGVPVFNAPFSNTRSVAELVIGELLLLLRGIPEANAKAHRGVWNKLAAGSYEARGKKLGIIGYGHIGTQLGILAESLGMHVYFYDIESKLPLGNATQVQHLSDLLNMSDVVSLHVPENASTKNMMGAEELALMKPGSLLINAARGTVVDIPALCDALKRKHLAGAAIDVFPTEPATNSDPFTSPLCEFDNVILTPHIGGSTQEAQENIGLEVAGKLSKYSDNGSTLSAVNFPEVSLPLHGGRRLLHIHENRPGVLTAINQIFAEQSVNIAAQYLQTNSQMGYVVIDIEADEDVAEKALQSMKAIPGTIRARLLY; encoded by the coding sequence ATGGCAAAGGTATCACTGGAGAAAGACAAGATTAAATTCCTGCTGGTTGAGGGCGTGCATCAGAAAGCGCTTGATAGCCTTCGTGCAGCAGGTTACACCAACATCGAATTTCACAAAGGCGCGCTGGACACCGAAGAGCTGAAAGCGTCCATCCGTGATGCCCATTTCATTGGCCTGCGATCCCGTACCCAACTGACTGAAGACGTGATTGCCGCGGCGGAAAAGTTGGTTGCCATCGGCTGTTTCTGCATCGGTACCAACCAGGTTGATCTGAATGCCGCCGCAAAACGCGGTGTGCCTGTCTTTAACGCCCCGTTCTCCAACACCCGTTCCGTGGCGGAGTTAGTGATTGGCGAGCTGCTGCTGTTGCTGCGTGGTATTCCGGAAGCTAACGCCAAAGCGCACCGCGGCGTGTGGAACAAACTGGCTGCGGGTTCATACGAAGCCCGTGGTAAAAAACTCGGTATCATCGGCTATGGTCACATCGGTACTCAGCTGGGGATCCTGGCTGAATCCCTGGGGATGCATGTCTATTTTTATGATATCGAAAGCAAACTGCCGTTGGGCAACGCCACTCAGGTTCAACACCTCTCTGACCTGCTGAACATGAGCGACGTGGTCAGCCTGCACGTGCCGGAAAATGCGTCGACGAAAAACATGATGGGTGCTGAGGAACTGGCGCTGATGAAGCCAGGTTCACTGCTGATCAACGCCGCGCGCGGTACGGTTGTCGATATTCCGGCGCTGTGCGATGCGCTGAAGCGTAAGCATCTGGCGGGAGCGGCAATTGACGTCTTCCCGACTGAGCCTGCTACCAACAGCGATCCGTTCACCTCTCCGCTGTGCGAATTCGACAACGTGATCCTGACGCCGCACATCGGCGGCTCGACGCAGGAAGCGCAGGAAAATATCGGTCTGGAAGTCGCGGGCAAGCTGAGCAAATACTCCGACAACGGTTCTACGCTCTCTGCCGTGAACTTCCCGGAAGTGTCTCTGCCGTTGCACGGTGGCCGTCGTCTGCTGCACATCCATGAAAACCGTCCGGGCGTGCTGACTGCGATCAACCAGATCTTTGCCGAGCAGAGCGTCAACATTGCCGCGCAGTATCTGCAAACGAACTCTCAGATGGGTTACGTGGTGATTGATATTGAAGCGGACGAAGATGTAGCGGAAAAAGCGCTGCAGAGCATGAAGGCCATTCCGGGTACCATTCGCGCCCGTCTGCTGTACTGA
- a CDS encoding 5-formyltetrahydrofolate cyclo-ligase, with translation MTQLPEVSSSRQDIRQLMRQRRRALTPEQQAQFAQQGAARMMAYPPVVMARTVALFLSFDGELDTQPLIEQLWRAGKRVYLPVLHPFSQGNLLFLHYHPHSELVVNRLKITEPKLDVRDVLPLSELDVLITPLVAFDEQGQRLGMGGGFYDRTLQNWQQYHLQPVGYAHDCQGVEALPVEKWDIPLPAVVTPGKTWRW, from the coding sequence ATGACCCAACTCCCTGAAGTCTCTTCCTCACGCCAGGACATCCGTCAGCTCATGCGTCAACGCCGTCGTGCGTTAACTCCCGAACAGCAAGCACAGTTTGCCCAGCAAGGCGCAGCCCGTATGATGGCCTATCCCCCTGTTGTGATGGCGCGTACCGTCGCCCTGTTCCTCTCGTTTGATGGCGAGCTGGATACTCAACCGCTGATAGAACAGCTGTGGCGCGCCGGGAAAAGAGTTTACCTGCCGGTGCTGCATCCGTTTAGCCAGGGAAATCTGCTGTTTTTACACTACCATCCGCACAGCGAACTGGTGGTGAATCGTCTGAAAATCACCGAACCAAAACTCGACGTCCGCGACGTCCTCCCCCTCTCAGAACTGGATGTGCTGATCACGCCGCTGGTTGCATTTGATGAGCAGGGTCAGCGCTTAGGGATGGGTGGCGGTTTTTATGACAGGACGCTGCAAAACTGGCAGCAGTATCATTTACAGCCTGTGGGGTACGCACATGACTGTCAGGGCGTCGAAGCCTTGCCGGTAGAGAAGTGGGATATTCCGCTGCCGGCGGTAGTGACGCCGGGCAAAACCTGGCGCTGGTAA
- the zapA gene encoding cell division protein ZapA codes for MSAQPVDLQIFGRSLRVNCPPEQRDALNQAADDLNQRLQDLKERTRVTNTEQLVFIAALNISYELTQEKAKTRDYAASMEQRIKMLQQTIEQALLDQGRNPERPGPKFE; via the coding sequence ATGTCTGCACAACCCGTCGATCTCCAGATTTTTGGCCGTTCACTGCGAGTGAATTGTCCGCCTGAACAAAGGGATGCCTTGAATCAGGCTGCGGACGATTTGAATCAGCGGTTGCAAGATCTCAAAGAACGCACTAGAGTCACAAATACTGAGCAGCTGGTTTTCATCGCCGCGTTGAACATCAGTTATGAACTGACTCAGGAAAAAGCGAAGACCCGCGATTACGCGGCAAGCATGGAGCAGCGCATTAAAATGCTCCAGCAGACCATAGAACAGGCATTGCTTGATCAAGGTCGCAATCCCGAAAGACCGGGACCAAAGTTTGAATAA
- a CDS encoding YecA family protein: protein MSIQNEMPGYKDLNQLLNQQGVGLTSAEMHGLISGMLCGGNSDSSWQPLIHDLTNEGLAFGHELAEAVRKMHSAISDSLEDDGFLFQLYLPEGDDVSVFDRADALAGWVNHYLLGLGVTQPKLDKVTGEAGEAIDDLRNIAQLGYDEDEDQEELEMSLEEIIEYVRVAALLCHDHFTRSQPTAPEVRKPTLH from the coding sequence ATGTCTATACAGAACGAAATGCCTGGTTACAAGGATTTAAACCAGTTACTGAACCAGCAGGGAGTCGGTTTAACCTCTGCGGAAATGCACGGTCTGATCAGTGGCATGCTGTGCGGCGGAAACAGCGACAGCTCATGGCAGCCGCTGATCCACGACCTGACGAACGAAGGGCTGGCGTTTGGTCACGAGCTGGCGGAAGCCGTGCGTAAAATGCACTCCGCGATCAGCGATTCGCTGGAAGACGATGGCTTCCTTTTTCAGCTTTATCTGCCTGAAGGCGATGACGTCAGCGTCTTCGATCGTGCCGATGCGCTCGCAGGTTGGGTTAACCACTACCTGTTGGGGCTGGGCGTCACGCAGCCGAAACTCGATAAAGTGACCGGCGAAGCGGGTGAGGCGATCGACGATCTGCGTAACATTGCGCAGTTGGGCTACGATGAAGACGAAGACCAGGAAGAGCTGGAAATGTCTCTCGAAGAGATCATCGAATACGTTCGCGTTGCAGCGTTGCTGTGCCACGACCACTTTACGCGTTCGCAGCCGACCGCGCCGGAAGTCCGCAAGCCAACCTTACATTAA
- the pepP gene encoding Xaa-Pro aminopeptidase produces MSNQEYSRRRQALLANMQPGSAALIFAAPEVTRSADSEYPYRQSSDFWYFTGFNEPEAVLVLIKSNDTHNHSVIFNRVRDLTAEIWFGRRLGQEAAPEKLGVDRALAFSEINQQLYQLLNGLDVLYHAQGEYAYADEIVFTALDKLRKGSRQNLSAPATLTDWRPVVHEMRLFKSPEELDVMRRAGEISALAHTRAMEKCRPGMFEYQLEGEIHHEFNRHGARYPSYNTIVGGGENGCILHYTENESALRDGDLVLIDAGCEFQGYAGDITRTFPVNGKFTPAQRAVYDIVLESLETALRLYRPGTSIQEVTGEVVRIMITGLVKLGILKGDVDTLITENAHRPYFMHGLSHWLGLDVHDVGAYGADRSRVLEPGMVLTVEPGLYIAPDADVPVAYRGIGIRIEDDIVITETGNENLTASVVKNADDIEALMAAARV; encoded by the coding sequence ATCTCAAATCAAGAGTATTCGCGCCGTCGTCAGGCGCTGCTGGCCAATATGCAGCCGGGCAGCGCTGCGCTGATTTTTGCTGCGCCAGAAGTGACGCGCAGCGCCGACAGCGAATACCCCTATCGCCAGAGCAGCGATTTCTGGTACTTCACCGGCTTCAACGAGCCGGAAGCGGTACTGGTGCTGATTAAGAGTAATGACACCCACAACCACAGCGTGATTTTTAACCGCGTACGCGATCTCACTGCGGAAATCTGGTTTGGCCGCCGCTTAGGGCAAGAGGCTGCGCCAGAGAAGCTGGGGGTGGATCGGGCGCTGGCATTCAGTGAAATCAACCAGCAGCTCTATCAACTGCTCAATGGCCTGGATGTGCTTTACCACGCGCAGGGCGAGTATGCGTATGCCGATGAGATTGTCTTTACCGCTCTGGATAAACTGCGCAAAGGTTCGAGGCAGAATCTGTCCGCGCCGGCCACCCTGACGGACTGGCGTCCGGTGGTGCATGAGATGCGTCTGTTCAAATCGCCGGAAGAGCTGGACGTGATGCGCCGCGCGGGTGAAATCAGTGCGCTGGCACACACCCGTGCCATGGAGAAATGCCGCCCGGGAATGTTTGAATACCAGCTGGAAGGGGAAATACATCACGAATTTAACCGCCACGGCGCGCGTTATCCTTCTTACAACACCATTGTCGGCGGCGGTGAAAACGGCTGCATTCTGCACTACACCGAAAACGAAAGTGCGCTGCGCGACGGCGATCTGGTGCTGATTGACGCCGGATGCGAATTCCAGGGGTATGCGGGCGATATCACCCGTACGTTCCCGGTGAACGGTAAATTCACCCCCGCACAGCGCGCGGTGTATGACATCGTCCTCGAATCGCTCGAGACGGCGCTCAGGCTGTACCGTCCAGGCACGTCCATTCAGGAAGTGACCGGCGAAGTGGTGCGCATCATGATCACCGGTCTGGTGAAGCTCGGTATCCTGAAAGGCGACGTGGATACCCTGATTACCGAGAACGCGCATCGTCCGTACTTTATGCACGGCCTGAGCCACTGGCTGGGGCTGGATGTGCATGACGTGGGAGCGTACGGTGCCGATCGTTCCCGCGTGCTGGAGCCAGGCATGGTATTAACCGTTGAGCCGGGGCTGTATATCGCGCCGGATGCCGACGTGCCGGTAGCATACCGTGGGATTGGCATTCGTATCGAAGACGACATCGTCATTACCGAAACCGGCAACGAAAACCTGACCGCCAGCGTCGTGAAAAATGCTGACGATATCGAGGCGCTGATGGCAGCGGCACGCGTATGA
- the ubiH gene encoding 2-octaprenyl-6-methoxyphenyl hydroxylase — MSVIIVGGGMTGATLALAISHFTQGKLPVHLVEAVAPEASDHPGFDARAIALAQGTCQQLSRIGIWQAIADCATAIKTVHVSDRGHAGFVTLDAHDYRIDALGRVVELHDVGLRLFRLLKDAPGVTLHCPARVASFSRSDASVNVVLDNGTVLEGQLLVAANGSRSSLGTQCGVEWRQQPYGQVAVIANVSTAGAHNGRAFERFTQHGPLAMLPMSHDRSSLVWCHPQDNAAEIQTWSDERFCTELQKAFGWRLGRITHAGKRSVYPLSLTTASQSISHRMALVGNAAQTLHPIAGQGFNLGLRDVMSLAETLSQAWSEQKDCGAWSVLSHYQKRRRADKEATIGVTDGLVHLFANRWAPLVAGRNLGLMAMELFIPARDVLAQRTLGWVAR, encoded by the coding sequence ATGAGCGTGATTATCGTTGGCGGCGGGATGACCGGAGCCACGCTGGCACTGGCCATCTCGCATTTTACGCAGGGAAAACTGCCGGTGCATCTGGTGGAGGCCGTTGCGCCAGAGGCCTCTGATCACCCCGGTTTTGATGCCCGCGCCATTGCACTGGCGCAGGGTACCTGTCAGCAACTCTCACGCATTGGCATCTGGCAGGCGATAGCCGACTGCGCGACGGCGATTAAAACCGTTCACGTCAGCGATCGCGGTCATGCCGGTTTCGTTACTCTGGATGCGCATGATTACCGTATAGATGCGCTGGGCCGGGTCGTGGAGCTGCACGACGTCGGGTTACGCCTGTTCCGCCTGCTTAAGGATGCGCCAGGCGTGACCCTGCATTGCCCGGCGCGTGTGGCCAGCTTTAGCCGCAGTGACGCGTCGGTCAACGTGGTGCTGGATAACGGTACCGTCCTTGAAGGTCAGCTTCTGGTAGCGGCAAACGGTTCGCGCTCTTCGCTCGGCACGCAGTGCGGCGTGGAGTGGCGACAACAGCCCTACGGGCAGGTGGCCGTCATTGCTAACGTTTCGACAGCGGGCGCTCACAACGGCCGCGCTTTTGAGCGTTTTACCCAGCATGGCCCGCTGGCGATGCTGCCCATGTCCCACGATCGCAGTTCGCTGGTGTGGTGCCATCCGCAGGACAACGCGGCTGAGATACAGACCTGGTCTGACGAACGTTTTTGTACCGAGCTGCAAAAAGCCTTTGGCTGGCGGCTGGGACGTATTACCCACGCGGGAAAGCGGAGCGTATACCCGTTGTCGCTGACCACCGCCTCGCAGTCTATCTCCCATCGCATGGCGCTGGTCGGCAATGCCGCGCAGACATTGCATCCCATCGCCGGGCAGGGGTTTAACCTCGGGCTTCGCGACGTGATGAGCCTGGCAGAAACGCTTTCGCAGGCGTGGAGCGAGCAAAAAGACTGTGGTGCCTGGTCGGTGCTCAGCCATTACCAGAAGCGACGCCGGGCAGATAAAGAGGCGACGATTGGTGTGACGGATGGTCTGGTGCACCTGTTTGCCAATCGCTGGGCACCCCTGGTTGCAGGCCGCAATCTTGGGCTGATGGCGATGGAATTATTCATTCCGGCACGTGACGTGCTGGCGCAGCGGACTCTTGGTTGGGTCGCGCGTTAA
- the ubiI gene encoding FAD-dependent 2-octaprenylphenol hydroxylase encodes MQNVDVAIVGGGMVGLALACGLQGSGLRVAVLEQNVPQPVAQDAPPELRVSAINAASEKLLTHLGVWSEIVAQRASCYHGMEVWDKDSFGHIAFDDESMGYSHLGHIIENAVIHHALWQKAQSCSDITLLAPAQIQQVAWGENDAFITLQSGDMLTARLVVGADGANSWLRNKADIPLTFWDYRHHALVATIRTEEPHGGVARQIFHNDGILAFLPLSDPHLCSIVWSLVPDKAQQMQEATPEAFNQALCVAFDNRLGLCTLESERLVFPLTGRYARQFAAHRLALVGDAAHTIHPLAGQGVNLGFMDAAELVEELRRLHREGKDIGQHLYLRRYERSRKHSAAVMLAGMQGFRELFAGANPAKKLLRDLGLKLADTLPGVKPQLLRQAMGLNDLPDWLR; translated from the coding sequence GTGCAAAATGTTGATGTCGCCATCGTTGGCGGCGGAATGGTAGGACTGGCGCTGGCCTGTGGTTTACAGGGCAGCGGCCTGCGCGTTGCGGTACTGGAGCAAAACGTACCTCAGCCTGTCGCGCAGGACGCGCCGCCGGAACTGCGCGTCTCGGCAATCAATGCGGCCAGTGAAAAGTTGCTGACGCACCTTGGCGTCTGGTCAGAGATCGTGGCGCAGCGTGCCAGCTGTTATCACGGCATGGAAGTGTGGGACAAAGACAGCTTTGGTCATATCGCGTTTGATGATGAAAGCATGGGCTACAGCCATCTGGGACACATCATCGAAAATGCCGTTATCCACCATGCTCTGTGGCAAAAAGCGCAGTCCTGCAGCGATATCACGCTGTTGGCACCGGCGCAAATCCAGCAGGTCGCCTGGGGAGAAAACGACGCCTTTATCACCCTGCAAAGCGGTGACATGCTGACCGCGCGACTGGTTGTGGGCGCTGACGGTGCCAACTCCTGGCTGCGTAACAAGGCGGATATTCCGCTGACGTTCTGGGACTATCGCCATCATGCTCTGGTGGCAACGATTCGCACTGAAGAGCCGCACGGTGGGGTGGCGCGCCAAATCTTCCACAATGACGGCATTCTGGCATTCCTGCCGTTGAGCGATCCGCACCTGTGTTCGATTGTCTGGTCTCTGGTTCCTGATAAAGCGCAACAGATGCAGGAGGCGACTCCCGAGGCGTTTAACCAGGCGCTGTGCGTCGCGTTTGATAACCGTCTTGGGCTATGCACCCTTGAGAGCGAGCGGCTGGTGTTCCCGTTAACCGGACGCTATGCGCGTCAGTTTGCGGCGCACCGTCTGGCGCTGGTGGGTGACGCGGCGCATACGATCCATCCGCTGGCCGGGCAGGGCGTGAACCTTGGCTTTATGGACGCGGCAGAGCTGGTTGAAGAGTTGCGTCGCCTGCATCGCGAAGGCAAAGATATCGGCCAGCATCTCTATCTGCGTCGCTACGAACGCAGCCGTAAGCACAGTGCAGCGGTGATGCTGGCAGGCATGCAGGGTTTCCGTGAGCTGTTTGCCGGCGCGAATCCAGCGAAAAAACTGCTGCGCGACCTCGGCCTTAAACTTGCCGATACCCTTCCAGGCGTAAAACCTCAACTCCTTCGCCAGGCGATGGGTCTTAACGACCTGCCGGACTGGCTGCGCTAA
- the gcvT gene encoding glycine cleavage system aminomethyltransferase GcvT → MAQQTPLYEQHVLCGARMVDFHGWMMPLHYGSQIDEHHAVRTDAGMFDVSHMTIVDLHGSRTREFLRYLLANDVAKLKTPGKALYTGMLNASGGVIDDLIVYYFSEDFFRLVVNSATREKDLSWITQHAEPYAIDITVRDDLSLIAVQGPNAQSKAASLFTDEQRKATDGMKPFFGVQAGDLFIATTGYTGEAGYEIAMPNEKAADFWRALVEAGVKPAGLGARDTLRLEAGMNLYGQEMDEGVSPLAANMGWTIAWEPADREFIGREALEMQREKGTEQLVGLVMTEKGVLRGELPVRFTDADGNPREGVITSGTFSPTLGYSIALARVPAGIGETAVVQIRNREMPVNVTKPIFVRAGKPVA, encoded by the coding sequence ATGGCTCAACAGACTCCTTTGTACGAACAACACGTGTTATGCGGCGCACGCATGGTGGACTTCCATGGCTGGATGATGCCGCTGCACTACGGCTCGCAGATTGATGAGCACCACGCGGTGCGCACCGATGCCGGTATGTTCGACGTGTCACACATGACGATTGTCGACCTGCATGGCAGCCGCACCCGGGAGTTTTTACGTTATCTGCTGGCAAACGACGTCGCCAAACTGAAGACGCCAGGCAAAGCGCTCTACACCGGCATGCTGAATGCCTCCGGCGGCGTAATTGATGACCTCATCGTCTATTACTTCTCTGAAGATTTCTTCCGCCTCGTTGTAAACTCCGCCACCCGCGAAAAAGACCTCTCCTGGATTACCCAACACGCTGAACCTTACGCCATCGACATCACCGTCCGCGATGATCTGTCGCTGATCGCCGTGCAGGGGCCGAACGCGCAGTCTAAAGCCGCCTCTCTGTTCACCGATGAGCAGCGTAAAGCCACCGACGGCATGAAGCCGTTCTTCGGCGTACAGGCAGGCGATCTGTTTATCGCGACCACCGGCTACACCGGTGAAGCGGGCTATGAAATTGCCATGCCGAATGAGAAAGCCGCCGATTTCTGGCGTGCGCTGGTGGAAGCCGGCGTTAAGCCGGCAGGTCTGGGCGCGCGCGATACGCTGCGTCTGGAAGCCGGTATGAACCTCTACGGGCAAGAGATGGATGAAGGCGTGTCACCGCTGGCGGCCAACATGGGCTGGACCATCGCCTGGGAACCGGCTGACCGTGAGTTTATTGGCCGTGAAGCGCTGGAAATGCAGCGTGAAAAGGGCACTGAACAACTGGTAGGCCTGGTGATGACCGAGAAAGGCGTGCTGCGCGGCGAGCTGCCGGTGCGTTTTACAGATGCTGACGGCAACCCGCGTGAGGGCGTGATCACCAGCGGTACCTTCTCCCCGACGCTGGGCTACAGTATTGCACTGGCGCGTGTTCCGGCGGGCATTGGCGAAACGGCAGTGGTGCAAATCCGCAACCGTGAAATGCCGGTCAACGTGACCAAACCGATTTTTGTTCGCGCCGGTAAGCCGGTCGCCTAA
- the gcvH gene encoding glycine cleavage system protein GcvH, with protein sequence MSNVPAELKYSKEHEWLRKEADGTYTVGITEHAQELLGDMVFVDLPEVGASVEAGDDCAVAESVKAASDIYAPVSGEIVAVNDALSDSPELVNSEPYEGGWIFKIKASDESQVAALLDATAYEALLENE encoded by the coding sequence ATGAGCAATGTGCCAGCAGAACTGAAATACAGCAAAGAACACGAGTGGCTGCGCAAAGAGGCGGACGGCACTTACACCGTAGGGATCACCGAGCATGCGCAGGAGCTGCTGGGCGACATGGTGTTTGTTGACCTGCCTGAAGTCGGCGCATCCGTGGAAGCAGGCGATGACTGCGCCGTGGCCGAGTCCGTAAAAGCGGCTTCTGATATCTACGCTCCGGTAAGCGGTGAAATTGTTGCCGTGAACGACGCCCTGAGCGACTCCCCGGAGCTGGTGAACAGCGAGCCTTATGAAGGCGGCTGGATCTTCAAGATCAAAGCCAGCGACGAATCGCAGGTCGCCGCGCTGCTGGATGCCACCGCGTACGAAGCGCTGTTAGAAAACGAGTAA